One genomic region from Vanacampus margaritifer isolate UIUO_Vmar chromosome 2, RoL_Vmar_1.0, whole genome shotgun sequence encodes:
- the LOC144044371 gene encoding transmembrane protein 184B-like isoform X1 → MSWLWRRDIPSSERLANDSPAGLAPMAPPTMAPQGSNTSWVPEAPVVTPEQPIFLMTSTAQIISGFFVWTALLITCHQIYMHLRYYSSPNEQRHIVRILFIVPIYAFDSWLSLLFFTNEEYYVYFDTVRDCYEAFVIYNFLSLCYEYLGGESAIMAEIRGKPIESSCMYGTCCLWGKTYSIGFLRFCKQATLQFCVVKPLMAVITVILQAFGKYKDGDFNVASGYLYVTIIYNISVSLSLYALFLFYFATRELLVPYNPVLKFFMVKSVIFLSFWQGMLLAILEKCGAIPQINSADFSVGEGTVAAGYQNFIICIEMFFAAVALRHAFTYKVYMDKRLDSYGSFPIYGQYGRCAPMKSISSSLKETMNPGDMVQDAIHNFSPAYQQYTQQSTLERGGGPALSRSHSNLSTRGDNEKTLLLSSDDEF, encoded by the exons ATGAGTTGGCTTTGGAGGCGAGACATACCTTCGTCAGAAAGGCTGGCAAATGACTCTCCAGCAGGCCTTGCACCCATGGCTCCACCCACCATGGCCCCACAGGGGTCAAACACCTCCTGGGTACCTGAAGCCCCAGTGGTCACCCCTGAGCAGCCCATTTTCCTCATGACCTCTACCGCCCAAATCATATCAGGTTTTTTCGTTTGGACGGCACTCCTGATCACATGTCACCAG ATCTACATGCACCTACGTTACTACAGCTCCCCAAATGAGCAGAGGCATATAGTGAGGATTCTCTTCATTGTCCCTATCTATGCCTTTGACTCCTGGCTCAGCCTTCTATTCTTTACCAATGAGGAGTACTATGTGTACTTTGACACAGTTCGAGACTGCTACGAAG CCTTTGTCATCTACAACTTCCTCAGTCTGTGTTATGAATATCTGGGAGGCGAGAGTGCTATCATGGCTGAAATCAGAGGGAAACCAATTGA GTCGAGCTGTATGTATGGGACATGTTGTCTGTGGGGTAAGACCTACTCCATTGGCTTCCTCAGGTTCTGCAAACAG GCCACTCTGCAGTTCTGTGTGGTCAAACCACTAATGGCAGTCATCACTGTCATTCTACAGGCCTTTGGAAAATACAAAGATGGTGATTTCAA TGTGGCAAGTGGCTACTTGTACGTGACCATCATCTACAACATCTCAGTCAGCTTGTCGCTGTATGCGCTCTTCCTCTTCTACTTTGCCACAAGAGAGCTGCTTGTCCCCTATAACCCCGTGCTCAAGTTCTTCATGGTCAAGTCTGTCATCTTCCTGTCCTTCTGGCAAG GAATGCTGCTGGCCATCCTTGAGAAGTGTGGTGCCATTCCTCAAATAAACTCTGCTGACTTTTCTGTGGGTGAGGGAACCGTTGCTGCTGGTTACCAGAACTTCATCATCTGCATTGAGATGTTCTTTGCTGCCGTTGCTCTGCGCCACGCCTTCACTTACAAGGTCTATATGGACAAAAGGCTTGATTCGTATG GCTCATTTCCAATCTATGGACAGTACG GGCGCTGTGCACCAATGAAGAGCATCTCCAGCAGTCTGAAGGAGACCATGAATCCAGGGGACATGGTGCAAGACGCCATCCATAACTTCTCGCCAGCTTATCAGCAGTATACCCAGCAATCCACCCTGGAGCGAGGTGGAGGCCCAGCTCTCTCTCGCAGCCACAGTAACCTCAGCACCAGAGGGGACAATGAGAAGACCCTGCTGCTCAGTTCTGATGATGAGTTCTGA
- the LOC144044371 gene encoding transmembrane protein 184B-like isoform X2: protein MSWLWRRDIPSSERLANDSPAGLAPMAPPTMAPQGSNTSWVPEAPVVTPEQPIFLMTSTAQIISGFFVWTALLITCHQIYMHLRYYSSPNEQRHIVRILFIVPIYAFDSWLSLLFFTNEEYYVYFDTVRDCYEAFVIYNFLSLCYEYLGGESAIMAEIRGKPIESSCMYGTCCLWGKTYSIGFLRFCKQATLQFCVVKPLMAVITVILQAFGKYKDGDFNVASGYLYVTIIYNISVSLSLYALFLFYFATRELLVPYNPVLKFFMVKSVIFLSFWQGMLLAILEKCGAIPQINSADFSVGEGTVAAGYQNFIICIEMFFAAVALRHAFTYKVYMDKRLDSYGRCAPMKSISSSLKETMNPGDMVQDAIHNFSPAYQQYTQQSTLERGGGPALSRSHSNLSTRGDNEKTLLLSSDDEF, encoded by the exons ATGAGTTGGCTTTGGAGGCGAGACATACCTTCGTCAGAAAGGCTGGCAAATGACTCTCCAGCAGGCCTTGCACCCATGGCTCCACCCACCATGGCCCCACAGGGGTCAAACACCTCCTGGGTACCTGAAGCCCCAGTGGTCACCCCTGAGCAGCCCATTTTCCTCATGACCTCTACCGCCCAAATCATATCAGGTTTTTTCGTTTGGACGGCACTCCTGATCACATGTCACCAG ATCTACATGCACCTACGTTACTACAGCTCCCCAAATGAGCAGAGGCATATAGTGAGGATTCTCTTCATTGTCCCTATCTATGCCTTTGACTCCTGGCTCAGCCTTCTATTCTTTACCAATGAGGAGTACTATGTGTACTTTGACACAGTTCGAGACTGCTACGAAG CCTTTGTCATCTACAACTTCCTCAGTCTGTGTTATGAATATCTGGGAGGCGAGAGTGCTATCATGGCTGAAATCAGAGGGAAACCAATTGA GTCGAGCTGTATGTATGGGACATGTTGTCTGTGGGGTAAGACCTACTCCATTGGCTTCCTCAGGTTCTGCAAACAG GCCACTCTGCAGTTCTGTGTGGTCAAACCACTAATGGCAGTCATCACTGTCATTCTACAGGCCTTTGGAAAATACAAAGATGGTGATTTCAA TGTGGCAAGTGGCTACTTGTACGTGACCATCATCTACAACATCTCAGTCAGCTTGTCGCTGTATGCGCTCTTCCTCTTCTACTTTGCCACAAGAGAGCTGCTTGTCCCCTATAACCCCGTGCTCAAGTTCTTCATGGTCAAGTCTGTCATCTTCCTGTCCTTCTGGCAAG GAATGCTGCTGGCCATCCTTGAGAAGTGTGGTGCCATTCCTCAAATAAACTCTGCTGACTTTTCTGTGGGTGAGGGAACCGTTGCTGCTGGTTACCAGAACTTCATCATCTGCATTGAGATGTTCTTTGCTGCCGTTGCTCTGCGCCACGCCTTCACTTACAAGGTCTATATGGACAAAAGGCTTGATTCGTATG GGCGCTGTGCACCAATGAAGAGCATCTCCAGCAGTCTGAAGGAGACCATGAATCCAGGGGACATGGTGCAAGACGCCATCCATAACTTCTCGCCAGCTTATCAGCAGTATACCCAGCAATCCACCCTGGAGCGAGGTGGAGGCCCAGCTCTCTCTCGCAGCCACAGTAACCTCAGCACCAGAGGGGACAATGAGAAGACCCTGCTGCTCAGTTCTGATGATGAGTTCTGA
- the LOC144044679 gene encoding putative ATP-dependent RNA helicase DDX17 isoform X1 translates to MRGSYGDRDRGRDRGSPRFGSSRSGSSSIKKIGNPGDRLRKKRWDLDELPKFEKNFYSEHPEVQRMGQYDIEEYRRKKEITIRGAGCPKPVTGFHQAKFPQYVMDVLLQQNFKEPTAIQAQGFPLALSGRDMVGIAQTGSGKTLSYLLPAIVHINHQPYLERGDGPICLVLAPTRELAQQVQQVAYDYGKSSRIKTTCVYGGAPKGPQIRDLERGVEICIATPGRLIDFLEAGKTNLRRCTYLVLDEADRMLDMGFEPQIRKIVDQIRPDRQTLMWSATWPKEVRQLAEDFLKDYVQINVGALELSANHNILQIVDVCMDSEKENKLIQLMEEIMAEKENKTIIFVETKKRCDDLTRRMRRDGWPAMCIHGDKSQPERDWVLSEFRSGKAPILIATDVASRGLDVEDVKFVINYDYPNSSEDYIHRIGRTARSNKKGTAYTFFTPGNLRQARDLIRVLEEARQAINPKLLQLVDTGRGGGGGGRPRFRGSSTSNNPNLMYQDECDRRMHSVGGGGSSSARDGRGSSRDGRDSRDVRDSRGSSSRDGDRLSSSSSSSSYRERSSRNGGRSYGSSSSSYQKASSNSSSSRTSQYSCPRGGSTAVGGDEGLVPPPSLGPQHLMDQEFNPPQPVIGLMGHVPFQFAQPPPTPPPGRK, encoded by the exons ATGAGAGGTTCTTACGGAGATCGAGACCGTGGTCGTGACAGAGG AAGCCCTCGTTTCGGGTCCAGCAGAAGCGGCTCGTCATCGATTAAAAAAATCGGCAATCCTGGCGACCGTTTACGAAAGAAAAGATGGGACCTGGATGAACTCCCCAAATTCGAGAAGAACTTTTACAGCGAGCATCCTGAAGTACAGCGCATGGGTCAG TATGACATTGAggagtacagaagaaagaaagaaataactATTCGAGGTGCAGGCTGCCCAAAGCCCGTCACTGGATTCCACCAAGCAAAGTTTCCTC AATATGTAATGGATGTCTTGCTGCAGCAAAATTTCAAGGAGCCTACAGCCATTCAGGCTCAAGGATTCCCTCTAGCCCTCAGTGGGAGAGACATGGTGGGAATTGCACAGACTGGCTCAGGAAAGACTCTGTCG TATCTGCTACCAGCAATTGTGCACATCAACCACCAGCCCTATCTTGAGCGTGGAGATGGACCCATT TGCTTGGTTCTGGCCCCCACAAGAGAACTGGCACAGCAGGTACAGCAGGTGGCATATGACTATGGGAAATCGTCACGCATTAAAACCACCTGTGTGTATGGGGGTGCTCCCAAAGGACCCCAGATCCGAGATCTGGAAAGAG GTGTTGAAATCTGCATCGCCACTCCAGGTCGTCTGATTGACTTTCTTGAGGCGGGCAAAACCAACCTGCGGCGTTGCACATATTTAGTTCTGGATGAAGCTGACCGCATGCTGGAcatgggatttgaaccccagaTTCGTAAAATAGTGGACCAGATCAGG CCGGATCGACAGACGCTGATGTGGAGCGCCACCTGGCCAAAAGAGGTGCGCCAACTGGCTGAAGACTTCCTTAAAGACTACGTGCAGATCAATGTTGGCGCACTTGAGCTCAGCGCGAACCACAACATCCTTCAGATAGTTGACGTGTGCATGGATAGTGAAAAGGAGAACAA gTTGATACAGTTGATGGAGGAGATTATGGCAGAGAAAGAGAACAAGACTATCATCTTTGTCGAGACTAAGAAGCGATGTGATGACCTCACACGTAGGATGAGACGTGATGG GTGGCCAGCAATGTGCATTCATGGTGACAAGAGCCAGCCAGAGAGAGACTGGGTGTTGTCAG AGTTCCGCAGTGGCAAAGCTCCAATCCTCATCGCTACTGATGTGGCTTCCCGTGGTTTGG ACGTGGAGGACGTCAAGTTTGTCATCAACTATGACTACCCCAATTCCTCGGAAGACTACATCCATCGGATCGGACGCACGGCCCGCAGCAACAAAAAAGGCACCGCGTACACTTTCTTCACTCCGGGTAACCTCCGCCAGGCGCGTGATCTGATCCGGGTTCTGGAGGAGGCCAGACAGGCCATCAATCCCAAACTGCTGCAGCTGGTTGACACTGGACGTGGAGGAGGCGGAG GTGGCCGCCCGCGTTTCCGAGGCAGCTCCACTTCCAACAACCCCAACCTTATGTACCAAGACGAGTGTGACCGGCGAATGCACTCAGTTGGGGGCGGCGGCAGCAGCAGTGCCAGAGATGGGCGCGGGAGCAGCCGCGATGGCCGTGATTCCCGTGACGTCCGCGACAGCCGAGGCTCGAGCAGCCGGGATGGGGACCGCctctcctcctcatcttcttccTCGTCTTACAGGGAACGCAGCAGCAGGAATGGAGGACGCAGTTATGGTTCCAGCTCCAGCTCGTATCAGAAGGCTAGTAGTAACAGCAGCAGTAGCCGTACCAGCCAGTACAGCTGTCCCAGGGGGGGCTCCACAGCAGTGGGAGGTGACGAGGGGCTAGTCCCGCCCCCCTCGTTGGGCCCCCAGCATCTAATGGACCAGGAGTTCAACCCGCCCCAGCCTGTGATAGGCCTGATGGGACACGTCCCTTTCCAGTTTGCTCAACCTCCACCAACCCCGCCTCCTGGTAGGAAGTAA
- the LOC144044679 gene encoding putative ATP-dependent RNA helicase DDX17 isoform X3, with amino-acid sequence MRGSYGDRDRGRDRGSPRFGSSRSGSSSIKKIGNPGDRLRKKRWDLDELPKFEKNFYSEHPEVQRMGQYDIEEYRRKKEITIRGAGCPKPVTGFHQAKFPQYVMDVLLQQNFKEPTAIQAQGFPLALSGRDMVGIAQTGSGKTLSYLLPAIVHINHQPYLERGDGPICLVLAPTRELAQQVQQVAYDYGKSSRIKTTCVYGGAPKGPQIRDLERGVEICIATPGRLIDFLEAGKTNLRRCTYLVLDEADRMLDMGFEPQIRKIVDQIRPDRQTLMWSATWPKEVRQLAEDFLKDYVQINVGALELSANHNILQIVDVCMDSEKENKLIQLMEEIMAEKENKTIIFVETKKRCDDLTRRMRRDGWPAMCIHGDKSQPERDWVLSEFRSGKAPILIATDVASRGLDVEDVKFVINYDYPNSSEDYIHRIGRTARSNKKGTAYTFFTPGNLRQARDLIRVLEEARQAINPKLLQLVDTGRGGGGGVSVHGYPVARLKEKHFRST; translated from the exons ATGAGAGGTTCTTACGGAGATCGAGACCGTGGTCGTGACAGAGG AAGCCCTCGTTTCGGGTCCAGCAGAAGCGGCTCGTCATCGATTAAAAAAATCGGCAATCCTGGCGACCGTTTACGAAAGAAAAGATGGGACCTGGATGAACTCCCCAAATTCGAGAAGAACTTTTACAGCGAGCATCCTGAAGTACAGCGCATGGGTCAG TATGACATTGAggagtacagaagaaagaaagaaataactATTCGAGGTGCAGGCTGCCCAAAGCCCGTCACTGGATTCCACCAAGCAAAGTTTCCTC AATATGTAATGGATGTCTTGCTGCAGCAAAATTTCAAGGAGCCTACAGCCATTCAGGCTCAAGGATTCCCTCTAGCCCTCAGTGGGAGAGACATGGTGGGAATTGCACAGACTGGCTCAGGAAAGACTCTGTCG TATCTGCTACCAGCAATTGTGCACATCAACCACCAGCCCTATCTTGAGCGTGGAGATGGACCCATT TGCTTGGTTCTGGCCCCCACAAGAGAACTGGCACAGCAGGTACAGCAGGTGGCATATGACTATGGGAAATCGTCACGCATTAAAACCACCTGTGTGTATGGGGGTGCTCCCAAAGGACCCCAGATCCGAGATCTGGAAAGAG GTGTTGAAATCTGCATCGCCACTCCAGGTCGTCTGATTGACTTTCTTGAGGCGGGCAAAACCAACCTGCGGCGTTGCACATATTTAGTTCTGGATGAAGCTGACCGCATGCTGGAcatgggatttgaaccccagaTTCGTAAAATAGTGGACCAGATCAGG CCGGATCGACAGACGCTGATGTGGAGCGCCACCTGGCCAAAAGAGGTGCGCCAACTGGCTGAAGACTTCCTTAAAGACTACGTGCAGATCAATGTTGGCGCACTTGAGCTCAGCGCGAACCACAACATCCTTCAGATAGTTGACGTGTGCATGGATAGTGAAAAGGAGAACAA gTTGATACAGTTGATGGAGGAGATTATGGCAGAGAAAGAGAACAAGACTATCATCTTTGTCGAGACTAAGAAGCGATGTGATGACCTCACACGTAGGATGAGACGTGATGG GTGGCCAGCAATGTGCATTCATGGTGACAAGAGCCAGCCAGAGAGAGACTGGGTGTTGTCAG AGTTCCGCAGTGGCAAAGCTCCAATCCTCATCGCTACTGATGTGGCTTCCCGTGGTTTGG ACGTGGAGGACGTCAAGTTTGTCATCAACTATGACTACCCCAATTCCTCGGAAGACTACATCCATCGGATCGGACGCACGGCCCGCAGCAACAAAAAAGGCACCGCGTACACTTTCTTCACTCCGGGTAACCTCCGCCAGGCGCGTGATCTGATCCGGGTTCTGGAGGAGGCCAGACAGGCCATCAATCCCAAACTGCTGCAGCTGGTTGACACTGGACGTGGAGGAGGCGGAG GTGTGAGTGTGCATGGTTATCCTGTTGCCCGGCTCAAAGAGAAGCACTTCAGATCAacatga
- the LOC144044679 gene encoding putative ATP-dependent RNA helicase DDX17 isoform X2 — protein MNSPNSRRTFTASILKYSAWYDIEEYRRKKEITIRGAGCPKPVTGFHQAKFPQYVMDVLLQQNFKEPTAIQAQGFPLALSGRDMVGIAQTGSGKTLSYLLPAIVHINHQPYLERGDGPICLVLAPTRELAQQVQQVAYDYGKSSRIKTTCVYGGAPKGPQIRDLERGVEICIATPGRLIDFLEAGKTNLRRCTYLVLDEADRMLDMGFEPQIRKIVDQIRPDRQTLMWSATWPKEVRQLAEDFLKDYVQINVGALELSANHNILQIVDVCMDSEKENKLIQLMEEIMAEKENKTIIFVETKKRCDDLTRRMRRDGWPAMCIHGDKSQPERDWVLSEFRSGKAPILIATDVASRGLDVEDVKFVINYDYPNSSEDYIHRIGRTARSNKKGTAYTFFTPGNLRQARDLIRVLEEARQAINPKLLQLVDTGRGGGGGGRPRFRGSSTSNNPNLMYQDECDRRMHSVGGGGSSSARDGRGSSRDGRDSRDVRDSRGSSSRDGDRLSSSSSSSSYRERSSRNGGRSYGSSSSSYQKASSNSSSSRTSQYSCPRGGSTAVGGDEGLVPPPSLGPQHLMDQEFNPPQPVIGLMGHVPFQFAQPPPTPPPGRK, from the exons ATGAACTCCCCAAATTCGAGAAGAACTTTTACAGCGAGCATCCTGAAGTACAGCGCATGG TATGACATTGAggagtacagaagaaagaaagaaataactATTCGAGGTGCAGGCTGCCCAAAGCCCGTCACTGGATTCCACCAAGCAAAGTTTCCTC AATATGTAATGGATGTCTTGCTGCAGCAAAATTTCAAGGAGCCTACAGCCATTCAGGCTCAAGGATTCCCTCTAGCCCTCAGTGGGAGAGACATGGTGGGAATTGCACAGACTGGCTCAGGAAAGACTCTGTCG TATCTGCTACCAGCAATTGTGCACATCAACCACCAGCCCTATCTTGAGCGTGGAGATGGACCCATT TGCTTGGTTCTGGCCCCCACAAGAGAACTGGCACAGCAGGTACAGCAGGTGGCATATGACTATGGGAAATCGTCACGCATTAAAACCACCTGTGTGTATGGGGGTGCTCCCAAAGGACCCCAGATCCGAGATCTGGAAAGAG GTGTTGAAATCTGCATCGCCACTCCAGGTCGTCTGATTGACTTTCTTGAGGCGGGCAAAACCAACCTGCGGCGTTGCACATATTTAGTTCTGGATGAAGCTGACCGCATGCTGGAcatgggatttgaaccccagaTTCGTAAAATAGTGGACCAGATCAGG CCGGATCGACAGACGCTGATGTGGAGCGCCACCTGGCCAAAAGAGGTGCGCCAACTGGCTGAAGACTTCCTTAAAGACTACGTGCAGATCAATGTTGGCGCACTTGAGCTCAGCGCGAACCACAACATCCTTCAGATAGTTGACGTGTGCATGGATAGTGAAAAGGAGAACAA gTTGATACAGTTGATGGAGGAGATTATGGCAGAGAAAGAGAACAAGACTATCATCTTTGTCGAGACTAAGAAGCGATGTGATGACCTCACACGTAGGATGAGACGTGATGG GTGGCCAGCAATGTGCATTCATGGTGACAAGAGCCAGCCAGAGAGAGACTGGGTGTTGTCAG AGTTCCGCAGTGGCAAAGCTCCAATCCTCATCGCTACTGATGTGGCTTCCCGTGGTTTGG ACGTGGAGGACGTCAAGTTTGTCATCAACTATGACTACCCCAATTCCTCGGAAGACTACATCCATCGGATCGGACGCACGGCCCGCAGCAACAAAAAAGGCACCGCGTACACTTTCTTCACTCCGGGTAACCTCCGCCAGGCGCGTGATCTGATCCGGGTTCTGGAGGAGGCCAGACAGGCCATCAATCCCAAACTGCTGCAGCTGGTTGACACTGGACGTGGAGGAGGCGGAG GTGGCCGCCCGCGTTTCCGAGGCAGCTCCACTTCCAACAACCCCAACCTTATGTACCAAGACGAGTGTGACCGGCGAATGCACTCAGTTGGGGGCGGCGGCAGCAGCAGTGCCAGAGATGGGCGCGGGAGCAGCCGCGATGGCCGTGATTCCCGTGACGTCCGCGACAGCCGAGGCTCGAGCAGCCGGGATGGGGACCGCctctcctcctcatcttcttccTCGTCTTACAGGGAACGCAGCAGCAGGAATGGAGGACGCAGTTATGGTTCCAGCTCCAGCTCGTATCAGAAGGCTAGTAGTAACAGCAGCAGTAGCCGTACCAGCCAGTACAGCTGTCCCAGGGGGGGCTCCACAGCAGTGGGAGGTGACGAGGGGCTAGTCCCGCCCCCCTCGTTGGGCCCCCAGCATCTAATGGACCAGGAGTTCAACCCGCCCCAGCCTGTGATAGGCCTGATGGGACACGTCCCTTTCCAGTTTGCTCAACCTCCACCAACCCCGCCTCCTGGTAGGAAGTAA
- the LOC144044680 gene encoding leukocyte cell-derived chemotaxin-2-like gives MKMMKNVALPAALLALVCVCEGVTFGQLCQGNPNNDKRTSDTWGQGHYGAPRGSRTHKGLDIVCDDNSSVYAPFDVTINRKVIVYTDPSKAAINNGIEMEGEGLCFKLFYVNPDKTSGTVSKGQRLGVMMPMQSVYPGITSHVHVQMCDNSDPTVHF, from the exons atgaagatgatgaagaacgTGGCTCTGCCCGCAGCTCTGCTGG ctctggtgtgtgtgtgtgagggcgTGACCTTTGGCCAGCTATGCCAGGGGAATCCTAACAACGACAAGAGGACAAGTGACACTTGGGGTCAAGGCCACTACGGGGCCCCGAG GGGGAGCAGGACTCACAAAGGTTTGGACATCGTTTGCGACGACAACTCCTCGGTCTACGCTCCGTTTGACGTCACTATTAATAGAAAAGTCATCGTTTACACCGACCCCAGTAAGGCGGCCATCAACAACGGCATCGAAATGGAGGGCGAAG GCCTTTGTTTCAAACTCTTCTATGTGAACCCGGACAAGACGTCAGGAACGGTGAGCAAGGGCCAACGTCTGGGCGTCATGATGCCCATGCAGAGCGTCTACCCGGGAATCACCTCGCACGTGCATGTGCAGATGTGCGATAATAGTGACCCCACAGTTCACTTCTGA